A region of Reichenbachiella carrageenanivorans DNA encodes the following proteins:
- a CDS encoding shikimate dehydrogenase family protein, translating into MRQFGLIGRTLKHSFSKKYFAEKFTKEGIENHQYDLFELTTITEFPTLIKKYTNDLVGLNVTIPYKKEVMAYLDELDENANTIGAVNTIKVTPEGKLKGYNTDYSGFINSLKNNWDLSNKKALVLGTGGASEAIKKALTDLNIPFLSISRTASDQTLSYEQAIQGDWVRTHELIINTTPLGTYPDVDTKPNLPYEQLTDKHLLFDLVYNPEVTAFLQEGLNKGAQIKNGYAMLVGQAEASWQIWNS; encoded by the coding sequence ATGAGACAATTCGGACTCATCGGAAGAACCTTGAAACACTCTTTTTCCAAAAAGTATTTTGCTGAAAAATTTACCAAAGAAGGAATTGAAAACCATCAATATGACCTCTTTGAATTAACAACTATTACAGAATTTCCAACTCTCATTAAGAAATACACAAATGATCTCGTCGGACTCAATGTAACCATCCCATACAAAAAAGAAGTGATGGCATACCTAGACGAGCTCGATGAAAATGCAAACACTATTGGTGCAGTAAATACCATAAAAGTCACACCTGAAGGAAAACTAAAAGGCTATAATACTGACTATTCGGGTTTTATCAACTCCTTGAAAAACAACTGGGACCTGTCCAATAAAAAAGCCTTGGTGCTTGGGACTGGTGGCGCCTCTGAAGCGATTAAAAAAGCACTGACAGATTTAAACATCCCTTTTCTATCTATATCCAGAACAGCTTCTGACCAAACACTGAGCTACGAACAAGCTATACAAGGTGATTGGGTTCGAACACATGAACTCATCATAAATACTACCCCTTTGGGTACTTACCCCGACGTAGATACAAAACCTAACTTGCCATACGAACAACTCACAGACAAACACCTACTTTTTGATCTCGTTTATAACCCTGAAGTAACTGCCTTTTTACAAGAAGGGCTCAATAAAGGTGCTCAAATCAAAAATGGCTACGCCATGCTGGTAGGACAAGCAGAAGCCTCATGGCAAATTTGGAATAGCTAA
- a CDS encoding YggS family pyridoxal phosphate-dependent enzyme, with the protein MSVKEQLLSIKKELEGTSAQLIAVSKTKPNTLIEEAYSAGQRAFGENKVQELVDKAEALPKDIAWHMIGHLQRNKVKYIAPFVHLIHGVDTLKLLKEINKEGKKNNRIISCLLQIHIAMEDTKFGFSMDEVRELLDSGVLDELPNISIVGLMGMATHTPDETLIRNEFAGLRTFFEALQTSYTHSQLALEEISMGMSGDYKIAVGEGSTMVRIGSSIFGTRNYTV; encoded by the coding sequence ATGTCTGTAAAAGAACAACTCCTCTCCATCAAAAAAGAACTAGAAGGGACTAGTGCCCAACTGATTGCGGTAAGCAAAACCAAACCAAATACCCTCATTGAAGAAGCCTACTCCGCAGGACAACGGGCTTTTGGTGAAAACAAAGTACAGGAGCTAGTAGACAAAGCAGAGGCACTACCCAAAGACATAGCATGGCACATGATCGGCCACCTACAGCGCAACAAGGTGAAGTATATCGCTCCATTTGTACATCTGATTCATGGTGTAGACACGCTCAAACTACTCAAAGAAATCAATAAAGAAGGCAAGAAAAACAACCGAATCATCTCTTGTTTATTACAAATTCATATTGCCATGGAGGATACCAAATTTGGCTTTAGCATGGACGAAGTACGTGAACTGCTCGACTCAGGAGTACTAGATGAATTGCCAAACATATCTATCGTGGGACTGATGGGAATGGCAACTCATACTCCAGATGAAACCCTAATTCGAAATGAATTTGCTGGATTAAGGACTTTTTTCGAAGCCCTCCAGACCTCCTACACCCATAGTCAATTAGCACTGGAAGAAATCTCGATGGGAATGAGCGGAGACTACAAAATAGCAGTAGGCGAAGGCAGCACCATGGTCAGAATTGGAAGTTCCATCTTTGGCACAAGAAACTATACAGTCTAG
- a CDS encoding DUF1501 domain-containing protein, with protein MKRRSFLKKIPLAAGVPFAISGVPINLIARNNYFRQMAASSTNDRVIVILQLLGGNDGVNTIIPVEQYDQYYNRRANIAIPEKNGARRYIPLDGTLASPDQIGLHPDMLGMKSLYDNGRMAVVQGVSYKNNNGSHFRGRDIWNMGGGVDDFYSSGWVGRYLQSQYAPKVYPDDFPNASMPDPLAIELGSDVSLVFHQNGNIPSSISLGGNPDSFANLIDNLEGFVDQGSDPRGKPPASLLNSPYWKEMNWILGLEDKSEDYAARLLEIYNKSKATSVTYPEVYPFNAPDGSKKNRLTPQLQLVARLLDGGGPGLGAKTKVFLVKVGGFDTHADQVESYDPTMGNHASLLYHISSAMKAFQDDLKARGIEDRVLTVTMSEFGRRIGSNGSYGTDHGTGGPMFIFGKGANPGVYGTNPDMTANNVGMQYDYRQIYASILEDWMQVDKQVITDDIFFKNYIDGTDDDGKSLVKAQVSNSVISGTEDFITQRFHLKECFPNPAKKTTTIGFYINTPAMVELSLYDQQGKLVKHILQEQKSIGEHEVSLDVADLQPGTYIYRIYAGLLKDSKKLIVKP; from the coding sequence ATGAAAAGAAGAAGTTTCCTTAAGAAAATTCCATTGGCGGCTGGTGTTCCATTTGCGATCAGCGGAGTGCCTATCAACCTCATTGCGCGCAACAATTACTTTCGCCAGATGGCAGCTAGTAGTACCAATGACCGAGTGATTGTGATTTTACAGCTATTAGGTGGCAACGATGGGGTGAATACCATTATTCCTGTAGAACAGTACGACCAATACTATAACCGTAGAGCTAATATTGCGATACCAGAAAAGAACGGAGCAAGGCGATACATTCCTCTCGATGGTACGCTGGCTTCACCAGATCAGATTGGTTTGCATCCAGATATGCTGGGCATGAAAAGCTTGTATGACAATGGCCGAATGGCCGTGGTACAGGGAGTTTCTTATAAAAACAACAATGGTTCTCACTTTCGCGGACGCGATATCTGGAACATGGGTGGAGGTGTGGATGACTTTTATTCTTCAGGGTGGGTAGGGAGATACCTACAGAGCCAGTATGCGCCTAAGGTGTATCCTGATGACTTTCCCAATGCTAGCATGCCTGATCCATTGGCAATAGAGCTAGGGAGCGATGTGTCTTTGGTGTTTCACCAAAATGGTAATATTCCCTCGTCTATTTCATTGGGAGGCAATCCAGATAGTTTTGCCAATCTGATTGATAACCTCGAAGGATTTGTGGATCAGGGTAGTGACCCGAGAGGAAAGCCTCCAGCGTCCTTGCTCAACTCGCCGTATTGGAAAGAGATGAACTGGATTTTGGGCTTGGAAGACAAGTCTGAAGACTACGCGGCTCGTTTGCTTGAGATTTATAATAAATCTAAGGCTACGTCCGTGACTTATCCAGAAGTGTACCCATTCAATGCACCCGATGGGAGCAAGAAAAACCGACTGACGCCACAGTTGCAATTGGTTGCTAGACTACTTGACGGAGGAGGGCCTGGCTTGGGAGCCAAAACCAAAGTGTTTTTAGTGAAAGTAGGAGGGTTTGATACACATGCAGATCAGGTGGAGTCGTATGACCCTACCATGGGCAATCATGCTTCCTTGCTATACCATATTTCCTCTGCGATGAAAGCTTTTCAAGACGACCTGAAAGCGAGAGGGATTGAGGATCGTGTGCTGACGGTTACGATGTCTGAATTTGGGAGAAGAATAGGTTCTAATGGCAGCTATGGTACTGATCATGGAACAGGCGGTCCTATGTTTATCTTCGGCAAAGGAGCTAACCCTGGCGTGTACGGTACCAATCCAGATATGACTGCTAATAATGTGGGTATGCAGTATGATTACAGACAGATTTATGCCAGTATCCTTGAAGATTGGATGCAGGTAGACAAGCAGGTGATCACCGATGATATTTTCTTCAAAAACTATATAGATGGTACAGACGACGATGGCAAATCTTTAGTGAAAGCTCAAGTATCCAACTCGGTAATATCGGGTACAGAAGATTTCATTACTCAGCGATTTCACTTAAAGGAATGTTTTCCTAACCCAGCTAAAAAAACAACAACAATCGGATTTTATATCAATACACCAGCGATGGTAGAGCTGAGTTTGTATGATCAGCAGGGCAAGCTGGTGAAGCATATTTTGCAAGAGCAAAAGAGCATCGGAGAACATGAGGTCTCGCTAGATGTAGCTGATTTGCAGCCTGGTACTTATATCTATCGCATTTACGCAGGCTTATTGAAAGATTCTAAAAAATTAATTGTTAAACCTTAA
- a CDS encoding LysE family translocator, producing MIAYLIGLSAGLVPALSTGPVFLTLVQHAIDRGFKYVIYFILGVALTDTAIIMITWLGLSQITASDQPPAGFSIGGGLLLIAFGLVFILKKETKERPDQLVTTPGHLQKFGLFSHAIMLNAINPVIWGFWAAISNYAITEFNDTTSELLFFAGVLNMVWVTDLLKAYYAQKLKKYLNEKFKKILRVGIGLVLIVLGTKLLVEYYLLQ from the coding sequence TTGATTGCATACTTGATAGGCCTTTCGGCTGGTTTGGTACCAGCGCTTTCTACTGGCCCCGTATTTCTTACTTTGGTGCAGCACGCCATAGACCGTGGGTTTAAGTATGTTATATATTTTATTCTAGGAGTAGCTTTGACCGATACGGCTATTATTATGATTACTTGGCTGGGTTTGAGTCAGATTACAGCTAGTGATCAGCCGCCTGCGGGCTTTTCTATAGGAGGAGGTCTATTACTCATTGCGTTTGGTTTGGTTTTTATCTTGAAAAAAGAAACCAAAGAGCGACCTGATCAGCTAGTCACGACTCCAGGGCATTTGCAGAAGTTTGGACTGTTTTCCCATGCCATTATGCTCAATGCGATCAATCCAGTCATTTGGGGCTTTTGGGCTGCTATTTCTAATTATGCCATTACAGAATTCAATGACACGACTAGTGAATTACTATTTTTTGCAGGAGTGCTAAATATGGTTTGGGTTACAGATTTGCTGAAAGCGTACTATGCTCAAAAGCTAAAGAAATATTTGAATGAGAAATTCAAAAAAATACTAAGAGTAGGAATTGGGCTCGTATTGATTGTGTTAGGTACAAAGCTACTAGTAGAGTATTATTTACTACAGTAA
- a CDS encoding GH3 auxin-responsive promoter family protein yields the protein MAILGTLLKRGIRLRESLEQDYTSPFDLQKMELRKLLITAKDTYFGRYYHFKKVLNGFKEPEQDLFYTYYKSQVPIHDYKAINDEWWSQSREGIKGVTWPGKVKYYALSSGTSGAPSKYIPITKEILKSMQKTGVRQLLAMSKLEIDSKYYETDILMVGGSTDLKFNGTYFEGDLSGITTSQIPIWLQRFYKPGKRIAKAPDWDSKLDEMVHKAKQWDVGVIVGVPAWIQLLMEKIIAHYQVQTIHDIWPNLKIFVHGGVSFKPYKRGFEKLLGEPIHYMETYLASEGFIAFQDKPEQASMKLVLNNGIFYEFIPFTNCNFDLSGELVANPETLKIDEVEEGQEYALLLSTNAGAWRYLIGDVIEFVNKKETEIIIKGRTKHFLSLCGEHLSLDNMNEALEKTASQLNIAVKEFTVCGEPCGSLFAHRWYIGTDDPVNQGRFKRMLDANLQALNDDYRVERSAALKEVLVEFLPTSIFYSWMSSLGKTGGQNKFPRVLNEERQVEWKTFIERKRNPTY from the coding sequence ATGGCTATATTAGGAACCTTACTCAAGCGTGGCATTCGCCTTCGCGAAAGTTTAGAACAGGATTATACGTCTCCATTTGATTTGCAAAAGATGGAGCTGCGCAAGCTGCTCATTACTGCGAAGGACACTTACTTTGGCAGGTATTATCATTTCAAAAAGGTGCTCAACGGATTTAAAGAACCAGAGCAAGACTTGTTTTATACGTATTACAAAAGTCAAGTACCTATTCATGATTATAAAGCGATCAATGATGAGTGGTGGTCGCAGTCGCGAGAGGGGATCAAAGGGGTGACATGGCCAGGCAAAGTCAAGTATTATGCACTTAGCTCAGGTACTTCTGGCGCTCCTTCTAAGTACATACCAATAACCAAAGAAATACTAAAGTCGATGCAGAAAACGGGCGTGCGCCAATTATTAGCCATGTCTAAGTTAGAAATCGATTCCAAATATTATGAGACGGATATTTTGATGGTAGGAGGTAGTACAGATCTCAAATTCAATGGAACCTACTTTGAAGGTGATCTAAGCGGTATCACGACCAGTCAAATCCCTATATGGCTTCAGCGTTTTTATAAGCCAGGCAAGCGGATTGCCAAGGCACCAGATTGGGACTCTAAACTCGACGAAATGGTGCATAAAGCGAAGCAATGGGATGTAGGAGTGATCGTAGGTGTGCCCGCATGGATTCAGTTGTTGATGGAAAAAATCATAGCGCACTATCAAGTACAAACCATTCACGACATCTGGCCTAACCTCAAAATATTTGTGCATGGAGGCGTATCATTCAAACCTTATAAAAGAGGCTTTGAAAAATTGCTTGGAGAGCCGATCCATTACATGGAGACCTATTTGGCTTCAGAGGGTTTTATTGCTTTTCAGGACAAGCCTGAGCAGGCTTCTATGAAACTGGTGCTTAACAATGGTATATTTTATGAGTTTATTCCATTCACTAATTGCAATTTTGATCTGAGTGGCGAGTTGGTAGCTAATCCAGAAACTTTGAAAATAGATGAGGTAGAAGAAGGGCAAGAATACGCACTTCTTCTCAGTACCAACGCAGGAGCCTGGAGATATTTGATTGGAGATGTGATAGAGTTTGTGAATAAAAAAGAGACCGAAATCATCATCAAAGGTCGGACGAAGCATTTTCTTAGCTTGTGCGGAGAGCATCTGTCTTTGGACAATATGAACGAGGCTTTGGAGAAGACCGCCAGCCAGCTCAACATAGCTGTAAAGGAATTTACTGTCTGTGGCGAACCCTGTGGTTCATTGTTTGCGCATCGCTGGTATATTGGTACGGACGACCCAGTAAATCAAGGTCGATTTAAAAGAATGTTAGATGCCAACCTTCAGGCTTTAAATGACGACTATCGTGTAGAACGCTCTGCTGCACTCAAAGAAGTCCTAGTCGAATTTTTGCCTACTTCCATTTTCTATTCATGGATGAGTAGCCTGGGCAAAACAGGTGGGCAAAATAAATTTCCACGTGTACTCAACGAAGAAAGACAAGTCGAATGGAAGACATTCATTGAGCGAAAGCGAAACCCCACATATTAG
- the uvrB gene encoding excinuclease ABC subunit UvrB: MDFKLTSAYVPTGDQPTAIGELTKGLKNGEPAQVLLGVTGSGKTFTMANVIADTNRPALVLCHNKTLAAQLYGELKQFFPENAVEYFISYYDYYQPEAFLPTTGLYIEKDLSINEEIEKLRLAATSSLLTGRRDVIVVASVSCIYGIGNPEEFGKNIVTLEVGQQITRNQLLFKFVDILYSRSEVDFKRGNFRVKGDTVDIFIAYGDFAYRIIFWGDEIETIQRIEPETGKKLSEEQVVTIFPANLFVTGKDLLHQAINQIQDDMVLQVNYFEEEGRYLEAKRLKERTEFDIEMMRELGYCSGVENYSRYFDRREKGARPFCLLDYFPDDFLMIIDESHVTLPQIRAMWGGDRARKVNLVDHGFRLPSAMDNRPLTFDEFEGLVGQTVYVSATPSDYELRKSEGIVVEQVIRPTGLLDPLIEVRPSLNQIDDLMDEIEERVRLDERVLITTLTKRMAEELSKYLINVGVKTRYIHSEVDTLDRVEILRELRLGVFDVLVGVNLLREGLDLPEVSLVAIIDADKEGFLRNERSLVQTIGRAARNEKGMVIMYADKITGSMEKAISETNRRRAIQIEYNTKHGITPTTIKKSKEAIMGQTSVADSKKLDKPKYYAEEHTPDIAADPVVAYMDKAGIEKMIEKTKKAMEKAAKDLDFMEAARLRDEMLSLEKLKAEK; the protein is encoded by the coding sequence ATGGATTTCAAACTCACATCAGCATACGTTCCAACAGGAGATCAGCCAACAGCAATTGGTGAATTAACAAAGGGGCTCAAGAATGGAGAGCCAGCTCAAGTATTATTAGGTGTGACGGGATCGGGCAAGACCTTCACCATGGCTAATGTGATAGCAGATACCAACCGTCCCGCATTGGTACTGTGCCACAACAAAACACTAGCCGCCCAGCTATACGGTGAGCTCAAACAGTTTTTCCCTGAAAATGCGGTTGAATATTTCATCAGCTACTATGATTACTACCAGCCAGAAGCTTTTTTACCCACGACAGGACTATACATTGAGAAAGACCTAAGTATCAACGAAGAAATTGAAAAATTACGATTAGCAGCGACGTCATCATTACTAACAGGGCGACGAGACGTCATCGTGGTGGCTTCAGTCTCTTGCATTTATGGTATTGGTAACCCAGAAGAATTTGGGAAAAACATAGTGACTCTAGAAGTAGGCCAACAAATCACACGCAACCAGCTCCTATTCAAATTTGTAGACATTTTATATAGCCGAAGCGAAGTTGACTTTAAAAGAGGCAACTTCCGGGTAAAGGGTGACACCGTTGATATCTTTATCGCTTATGGCGACTTTGCCTATCGCATCATTTTCTGGGGTGATGAAATCGAAACTATTCAAAGAATAGAACCTGAAACCGGCAAAAAACTCTCAGAGGAACAAGTCGTCACCATCTTTCCTGCCAACCTATTTGTAACTGGCAAAGACCTACTCCATCAAGCGATCAACCAGATTCAAGACGACATGGTATTACAGGTAAATTACTTCGAAGAAGAAGGACGATATCTCGAAGCCAAAAGACTAAAAGAACGTACCGAATTCGATATCGAAATGATGAGAGAACTAGGCTATTGCTCTGGTGTAGAAAACTACTCCCGCTATTTCGACAGAAGAGAAAAAGGTGCCCGTCCTTTCTGTTTATTAGACTATTTTCCTGACGACTTTTTAATGATCATTGACGAAAGTCATGTGACACTCCCTCAGATAAGGGCTATGTGGGGTGGGGATCGTGCCCGAAAAGTAAACTTGGTAGATCATGGATTCAGGCTACCCTCCGCTATGGACAACCGACCACTTACTTTTGATGAATTTGAAGGCTTGGTAGGACAAACGGTATATGTAAGTGCTACACCTAGCGACTATGAACTCCGAAAATCAGAAGGTATTGTAGTGGAGCAGGTGATCAGACCCACAGGGCTCCTAGACCCACTCATCGAGGTTCGGCCTAGCTTGAATCAAATCGATGATCTGATGGATGAAATTGAGGAACGCGTGCGGTTGGATGAGCGGGTATTGATTACTACACTGACCAAAAGAATGGCAGAAGAACTATCCAAATACCTGATCAATGTGGGGGTAAAAACCAGATACATCCACTCCGAAGTAGACACACTAGATCGCGTAGAGATATTAAGAGAACTGCGACTTGGCGTATTCGATGTATTGGTGGGGGTGAATCTATTGAGAGAGGGCTTGGATTTGCCCGAGGTATCTTTGGTAGCTATAATCGATGCCGATAAAGAAGGCTTCTTACGCAACGAAAGATCACTAGTACAAACGATAGGCCGGGCAGCTCGAAACGAAAAAGGCATGGTGATTATGTATGCTGATAAAATCACTGGGTCTATGGAAAAGGCCATTAGCGAGACCAATAGAAGACGAGCGATCCAGATCGAATACAACACCAAACATGGTATTACGCCTACGACAATCAAAAAATCTAAGGAGGCTATTATGGGACAAACGTCTGTGGCCGATTCCAAAAAACTGGATAAACCAAAATACTATGCTGAAGAACATACACCAGATATTGCAGCTGATCCTGTGGTGGCCTATATGGACAAAGCAGGCATTGAAAAAATGATAGAAAAGACGAAAAAAGCAATGGAGAAAGCAGCCAAGGATTTGGATTTTATGGAAGCCGCCCGACTGCGGGATGAAATGCTATCGCTGGAAAAACTAAAAGCTGAAAAATAA
- a CDS encoding YgiW/YdeI family stress tolerance OB fold protein, protein MRKSLVFAILLIAPLLSFAQYTGPNAKKIHFTVEEILSNGAKYDKEGTAVTLHGYIIEAEEERDTYVFKDRTGKIKVEIPLDGLPHTPFDDKDLVVIIGHVKSKKETIVQVKKTMVLHVNLEELRKEHQQIKSIVDTGDSTAVATPMSKEEMMSEDAEEEVTKETDE, encoded by the coding sequence ATGAGAAAATCTTTAGTTTTTGCAATTTTGCTCATTGCACCGTTACTTTCTTTTGCACAATACACTGGCCCTAATGCGAAGAAAATTCATTTTACAGTAGAGGAGATATTGTCGAATGGAGCTAAATATGATAAAGAAGGTACTGCGGTTACACTTCATGGTTATATCATTGAGGCAGAGGAGGAGAGAGACACTTATGTTTTTAAAGATAGAACTGGAAAAATTAAAGTAGAAATTCCTCTTGATGGATTGCCCCACACTCCATTCGATGACAAAGATCTAGTGGTTATCATTGGCCATGTGAAGTCAAAAAAGGAAACTATCGTACAAGTAAAAAAGACAATGGTGCTTCATGTGAACTTAGAAGAACTTCGAAAAGAGCATCAGCAAATTAAGTCTATTGTGGATACTGGAGATAGTACAGCAGTAGCCACTCCTATGTCAAAAGAGGAAATGATGTCAGAGGATGCTGAAGAAGAAGTAACAAAAGAAACTGACGAGTAA
- a CDS encoding DUF1800 domain-containing protein, whose protein sequence is MPLTALAGTLGRKRATHLLRRATFGATKAQIDQVAAMTVSEAMDILFVADDLGEPAFPIDPATGQEWITPELTDANSDERDLLQYFNSWHFGQLLALGVPEAQALSYATREKITFLLHTIFTTIASKVNNSKSIYYQNALFRKFSFDDNGDPAFNFKTLSKKVCVENAMLRFLDGDTNVLGSPNENFGREFLELFSIGRGLEGTLAPLPAPGDYFNYTEQDVQAAALVFSGFTIDKTFANIDPDTDLPRGVVRGGTIASSHDNTTKQFSYRFNNATVTPDPTLLVGGKATEESALDEIDQLIEMIYGVSDEAARNICRKIYRFYVYYDIDQALDDDIIDNLTQTFKDSGYKLQPVLMDLFQSEHFYEAGAGTADDNFGGIIKSPLDLTLGTIQALEIEVPDYTTDLDNYYAFMGGVQQSMNSHGMVYYEPPEVAGYPAYHQFPIYNRSWISTNYLAERYQFIQQLIDNKEPDEPGNVGVDVLSFVQNNFSGVAADAKDLIIELCQYFLPMNDGLTFNPAADDLSEITAERLNYFLMAFLYSPQIDTDPEGSWSFRWNNAVDNEVVERQLKNLFNALMQSPEFQLS, encoded by the coding sequence ATGCCACTTACTGCTTTAGCAGGTACGTTAGGAAGGAAGCGTGCCACTCATTTGCTCAGAAGAGCGACTTTTGGAGCCACCAAGGCACAGATTGACCAAGTGGCTGCCATGACGGTGAGCGAGGCCATGGATATCTTATTTGTAGCGGATGATCTTGGCGAGCCAGCATTTCCGATCGATCCAGCTACAGGTCAGGAGTGGATCACTCCTGAATTGACAGATGCCAATTCCGACGAAAGAGACTTGTTGCAATATTTTAATTCTTGGCATTTTGGACAATTACTTGCTTTGGGAGTGCCAGAAGCACAAGCCTTGTCTTATGCAACTCGAGAAAAGATAACCTTCCTGTTACACACTATTTTCACTACTATTGCTTCCAAGGTCAACAACAGCAAATCTATTTATTATCAAAATGCCCTTTTTAGGAAATTTAGTTTTGATGACAACGGAGATCCAGCTTTCAACTTCAAGACCTTGTCGAAGAAAGTCTGTGTAGAAAATGCCATGTTGCGATTTTTGGATGGTGATACCAATGTGCTGGGCAGTCCCAACGAAAATTTTGGGCGTGAGTTTTTAGAGCTTTTTTCTATAGGAAGAGGGTTAGAAGGGACATTGGCACCCTTACCAGCACCTGGCGATTATTTCAACTATACGGAGCAGGATGTACAAGCCGCAGCGCTTGTGTTTTCCGGATTTACTATAGATAAGACATTTGCCAATATAGATCCAGATACGGATTTGCCCAGAGGTGTGGTACGTGGCGGTACGATTGCTTCGTCTCACGACAATACTACCAAGCAGTTTAGTTACCGATTCAATAATGCCACAGTAACTCCTGATCCTACGCTTTTGGTAGGTGGTAAGGCTACAGAAGAAAGTGCTTTGGATGAGATAGACCAATTGATAGAAATGATCTATGGCGTGTCTGACGAAGCGGCTAGGAATATCTGTAGAAAGATTTACAGATTTTATGTCTATTACGATATAGATCAGGCTCTTGATGACGATATTATTGATAATCTAACTCAGACTTTCAAAGACAGCGGGTACAAGCTACAACCCGTACTGATGGACTTGTTTCAGAGTGAGCATTTTTATGAAGCAGGGGCAGGTACTGCAGATGATAATTTTGGCGGAATCATTAAGTCTCCATTGGATCTAACGCTAGGTACTATCCAAGCATTAGAGATAGAAGTGCCAGACTACACGACAGATTTAGATAATTATTATGCCTTTATGGGTGGTGTTCAACAATCTATGAATAGCCATGGTATGGTGTATTACGAACCGCCTGAGGTGGCTGGTTATCCTGCCTATCACCAATTTCCGATATACAACAGAAGTTGGATTTCTACTAACTATTTGGCTGAGCGATACCAGTTTATTCAACAGCTGATAGATAACAAAGAACCCGATGAACCAGGGAATGTTGGTGTAGATGTATTGTCGTTTGTCCAGAATAACTTTTCAGGAGTGGCTGCCGATGCCAAAGATTTGATTATTGAATTATGCCAGTATTTTTTACCAATGAATGACGGTTTGACTTTTAACCCTGCGGCCGATGATTTGTCAGAAATTACAGCCGAACGGCTTAATTATTTTCTAATGGCATTTTTATACTCGCCACAGATCGATACAGATCCAGAAGGTTCGTGGTCGTTTAGGTGGAACAATGCTGTAGACAATGAAGTGGTCGAACGGCAATTAAAAAACTTGTTTAACGCACTCATGCAGTCGCCCGAATTTCAGCTATCGTAA
- a CDS encoding PorT family protein, with product MRHITRLLLLFLVLTSYVGMAQRRGQPKKPPNPLQQFLQTQFWIGLKGGPNLTKANPTNLYSTFEGVDFVDDELEKDYDNFKTLGSQVGLEFVFYHRGFSVAFFPNFSRVNFTYHNTYTYESASNAADRVELNYDQKNHLEYIDLPLMFKYDLLREKFRPFIQIGGYYSRLLNANKEVSIENNDTASGATQSYQPQAIIVGAKDIFINSSLGIMAGVGVHYDPGNIRLSFDINYRYGLNNIANAENRFSDNRLAASGDALDDMSLDNLSMNVGVFFPMRFISKSFNSDY from the coding sequence ATGCGTCACATTACTCGATTGCTATTGCTTTTTCTTGTGCTAACATCCTATGTGGGGATGGCACAGCGAAGAGGACAACCTAAAAAACCACCCAATCCGTTGCAGCAGTTTTTGCAGACTCAGTTTTGGATCGGGCTCAAGGGCGGTCCTAATTTGACTAAAGCAAACCCTACCAACCTGTATTCTACCTTCGAAGGGGTTGATTTTGTAGACGATGAGTTGGAAAAGGATTACGACAATTTTAAAACGCTAGGCTCTCAGGTGGGACTTGAGTTTGTATTTTACCACAGAGGGTTTTCAGTTGCATTTTTCCCTAATTTCTCAAGGGTCAATTTTACGTATCATAATACTTATACCTACGAATCGGCTAGTAATGCTGCGGATAGAGTGGAGTTGAATTATGATCAGAAAAATCACTTGGAGTACATCGATTTGCCATTGATGTTTAAGTATGATTTGCTTCGAGAGAAATTCAGACCTTTTATTCAAATAGGTGGCTATTACAGTCGGCTGCTCAATGCCAATAAAGAGGTGTCGATCGAAAACAATGACACTGCTTCGGGGGCTACACAGTCGTATCAGCCACAGGCGATCATCGTAGGCGCGAAGGATATTTTCATTAATTCATCTTTAGGTATTATGGCGGGAGTAGGCGTTCATTATGATCCTGGAAATATTCGCCTTTCTTTCGATATCAACTACCGCTATGGGCTCAATAACATTGCGAATGCTGAAAATAGGTTTTCAGACAATCGACTGGCTGCTTCTGGGGATGCACTCGACGATATGTCGTTAGACAACCTGAGCATGAATGTAGGTGTGTTTTTCCCCATGAGATTTATTAGCAAGAGCTTCAATTCTGATTATTAA